GCCCGCCGCGCGTGGTGCCGCCGATGCGGAACACCGCCGAATCACCGAGCGAGAGCGACAGCACCGGCGCGCCGAGATCGGCCTCGTCGCGGTCCTGGTGCAGCCCCATGCGGGCGCCCGCGCGGTAGAGATTGACGAGGCAGGCCTGCGGTGGCGCGGGCCAGCCGGCGACATTTTTCCACAGGTCCATCAGCGGCGCGGGAATGGCGGGCCACGGCCGGCCGGTCACGGGGTGGCACGGCTGGTAGCGATAGCCCGTCTCGTCGGAAACCCAGCCGAGCGGGCCGCAATTCGTCATTTCCACGGAGAAAGGCTTACCGGTTCGCGGCATCCGCGGCCGGAAGAATGGCGCTTCGGCAATCGCCGCCTGCAGTTCGGCAACGAGCGCGGCCTGGGCAGACGCGTCGAGCAGGCCCGGCAGATAGCGCGCGCCGCCGACCTCAAGCGCGGTCACGGCGCAACCCTCCGTTCCGCGCCCCAAGGGGCGGGTGCGGCGGCATTCCCGGCGCCCGGTTCGGCAGAGTTCATTGGCAATCCAATATGTTGCGGCCGGCCGCGCGCCACGGATCCGCCCCGGATCCCGGGTGATCGGGCGCCGGCGCCCGCCATGATCGCCCCGACAAGATGCGGCGGCAAGCGGAGCCGGCAGGCCACCCGACACCAGCCGCGGGCTACATCTGCACGTAGACGAGTTCAACCGAATACGCATAGAGTGCTGAAAATCCGGACACGCCTCTCAAAGAGGCGGCGGGACGAGGGGTGAGCGGCGCGCATGCGTGCCGACGGGACTGGGCGACCATGCCGGCGGGCGCCGAAAGGCAGCCGCGCGTTCGCTGCGCGCAGGCATGGTGGGAAGGGAGGCTCCGTGAGCGAGGCCGGACAGACGCAGGATGCCGCGATGAAGCCCATCGCGCTCGACGTGAAGGAACTCCACAAGAAATTCGGCCAGCACGAAGTCCTCAAGGGCATCTCGCTCACGGCCCGCGACCACGACGTGGTCGCGATCCTCGGTTCCTCGGGCTCGGGCAAATCCACCTTCCTCAGGTGCATCAACCTGCTCGAGACGCCGGATTCCGGCGAGGTGCGGGTCAAGGGCGAGCTCATCAAGATGGGCCAGCGCCGCGGCGCCGCCGCCCCCATCGACATGAAGCAGGTCGACCGCATTCGCGCCAAGCTGTCGATGGTGTTCCAGCAGTTCAATCTCTGGCAGCACATGACGATCCTGGAGAACGTGACGGCGGCGCCGATCCACGTGCTCGGCAAGGACCGGAAATCGGCGACCGACAAGGCGGAGGCGATGCTCGCCAAGGTCGGCGTCGCCGACAAGCGCCACTTCTACCCGAGCCAGCTTTCCGGCGGACAGCAGCAGCGCGTCGCCATCGCCCGCGCGCTGGCGATGGACCCCGAGGTCATGCTGTTCGACGAGCCGACCTCCGCGCTCGACCCGGAACTCGTCAACGAAGTGCTGAAGGTGATGCGGGACCTCGCCGCCGAGGGCCGGACCATGCTCGTCGTCACCCACGAGATGGGCTTCGCCAAGGAAGCGGCGAACAAGGTCATGTTCCTGCATCAGGGGCGCGTCGAAGATGAGGGCGTGCCCAAGGACGTGATGGCGAACCCCAATTCCGAGCGGTTCCGCCAGTTCCTCTCCGGCAGCCTGAAATAGCCCGCCGCCGGGCGGGCGCTTGAGTTCGTTTTCTCGTTTCGTTCAAAGGATCTGAGCCATGAAGAAATTCTCCCTGGCCGCCCTTCTCGGTCTCGGCGCGGTCGTCGCGGCCCAGGCCGTCGCCGTGGCGCCCGCCTCCGCACAGCAGGTGCTGCGCATCGGCACCGAAGCCGCCTACAAGCCGTTCGCCTACGTGCTGCCCTCGGGCGAGCTGACCGGCTTCGACATCGACATCACCAATGCGCTCTGCAAGCAGATGAAGGTGGAGTGCAAGATCATCAACCAGTCCTATGACGGACTGATCCCGGCGCTCCTCGTGAAGAAGATCGATGCGATCATCGCCTCGATGTCGATCACGCCGGACCGCGAGAAGTCGATCGACTTCGCCGGTCCCTACTACAACACCCCCGCGCTGTTCGTCGGCGCGAAGGGCGACGCCATGACCATCTCCGCCGAGGGGCTGTCGGGCAAGACGGTCGGCGTGCAGCGCGGCACCACCATGGCCGACTACATGGCCGCGAAGCTGCCGAGCGTGAACGTGCAGTTCTACGACACCCTCGACAACGCCACGCTTGACCTCGTCAGCGGCCGCATCGACCTCGTGTTCGCCGATTCCGTGGTGATCGACGAGTGGCTGAAGACCCCCCAGGGCGCGAACTTCCAGGTTGAAGGCGACCCGATTTACGACAACGCCACCCTCGGCGTCGGCGCCGGTATCGGAATCCGCAAGGGCGACACCGCCCTCAAGGACCAGTTCAACACCGCGCTGAAGGAGATCATCGCCTCCGGCGAGTACGAGCAGATCAACAAGAAGTACATCCCGTTCAGCATTCTGCCGCGGTCCTGACCGCGTTCGCCGACGCGCCCGGCGCCGCGTCTGCGGCACTGGGCGCGCCGGTGCGACCGTCGGCCCCGGCCGACGCCGCCTCCCCCGCGGGAACAGCGAGGATTCTGGCGAAACGGATGGCGAGATGGACAATCTGATCGCGTATCTCCCCCTGCTGCTGCAGGGCCTGCAAATGACCATCCTCCTGGCCGTGAGCACGGTCGCGATCGGGCTGGTCCTCGGCATCCTGCTGGCGCTCGCCAAGCTCTCGCATCACGCGTGGCTGTCGAAGCCGACCTATGCCGTCACCAACTTCCTGCGCGGCATCCCGGAATTCCTGGTGCTGCTGGTGATCTATTTCGGCGGCACCCAGTTCCTGAACGACCTGTTTCCCGATGCCAGCCTGCAGGTGAGCCCGTTCGGCGCCGGCCTGACGGCGCTGTCGATCATCTTCGGGGCCTATGCGTCGGAGACGTTCCGCGGCGCCTTCCAGGCGGTGCAGAAGGGCCAGATCGAGGCGGCGCGGGCCTACGGCTTCACCGGCTGGCAGACCTTCCGCTACATTCAGATGCCGCAGATCTGGCGCATCGCCATCCCCAGCCTCGGCAATCTCTGGCAGGGCTCGGTCAAGGACACCTCGCTCGTTTCGATCGTCGGCCTCGACGATCTGATGCGCAAGGCGAACCAGGCGACGCAGACCACTGGTCAGGCCTTCACCTTCTATTTCGCGGCCTCGGTGATGTTCCTCATCATCACGCTGGTGTCGATGGCCGCCATCGGCGCCCTCGAGAAGCGCGCGAACCGCGGCGTGCGGAGGACCTGACGATGGACACCTATCTTCCGCTCATCGGGCTCTACGGACCGCGCTATCTCTACGGCACCTGGCTGACGATCCAGCTCGTCACCATCTCCGCGCTGCTCGGCCTCGTGCTGGCCATTCCGGTCGCGCTCTGCCGGATTTCGGACAATCCGTTCATCAAGGGGCCGGCGACCGCCTATTCGCTGTTCTTCCGCGGCACGCCGCTGCTGGTGCAGATCTTCCTGATCTATTTCGGCCTCGGGCAGTTCCCGTTCATCCGCCACTCGTTCCTGTGGCCGTTCCTGCGCGAGGCCTATGTCTGCGCGCTTCTGACCTTCGTGCTGAACACGGCGGCCTATTCCGGCGAGATCGTGCGCGGCGGCATTCTGGCCGTGCCGCGCGGCGAGGTGGAGGCGGCGCGTGCCTGCGGCATGTCGCTGTTCACCACCTACCGCAAGGTGATCCTGCCGCGGGCGTGGAGCATCATCCTGCCGGCCTATTCGAACGAGGTGATCATCCTCCTGAAGGGCACCTCGCTCGCCTCGACCATCACACTGATGGACCTGATGGGCGCCGCCCAATATGCGGCCTCGCAGACCTACATGCCGATCCAGATGTTCGCGGCAGCCGGCGTGATCTACTATCTACTGACGCTGGTGATCACCAACGTCTTCAAGCTGCTGGAGCGGCGCTACAACCGCTATATCCGCCTCGCGCGCTAGAGCATATCCCGTTCAGATCGAACCGATCTGAACGGCAAGGATATGCTCAAGCTTTGAATCTGGAGCGATTTAAGGAAGCTCAGCCTTTCGGCCGGACGGCCAGTGCATCGAGCGCGTCGGCATTGTCGCGCGCCCAGCCATAGAGCAGCTCGATCGGCTCGACGAAGCGGCGGCCGAGCGGCGTCAGGCTGTAGTCCACCGCCGGCGGCACCGTGCCGTGGACATGCCGGCTGACGAGACCGGACGCCTCCATGTCGCGCAGGGTCTGGGTCAGCATCTTCTTCGAGATGCCGGGAAGGCTGCGCAGCAGAACCCCGGTGCGCGCGGTGCCGCCGAGGCGGCTTTGCAGCACATGAAGGATCATGCTGGTCCACTTGCTGGAGAAGATCTCCAGCACGCGCCGCG
The window above is part of the Pseudoxanthobacter soli DSM 19599 genome. Proteins encoded here:
- a CDS encoding alpha-ketoglutarate-dependent dioxygenase AlkB family protein — encoded protein: MTALEVGGARYLPGLLDASAQAALVAELQAAIAEAPFFRPRMPRTGKPFSVEMTNCGPLGWVSDETGYRYQPCHPVTGRPWPAIPAPLMDLWKNVAGWPAPPQACLVNLYRAGARMGLHQDRDEADLGAPVLSLSLGDSAVFRIGGTTRGGPTRSVTLASGDAVVLEGASRLAFHGIDRVLAGSSRLIPGGGRINLTLRRVTPSAG
- a CDS encoding ABC transporter ATP-binding protein; translation: MKPIALDVKELHKKFGQHEVLKGISLTARDHDVVAILGSSGSGKSTFLRCINLLETPDSGEVRVKGELIKMGQRRGAAAPIDMKQVDRIRAKLSMVFQQFNLWQHMTILENVTAAPIHVLGKDRKSATDKAEAMLAKVGVADKRHFYPSQLSGGQQQRVAIARALAMDPEVMLFDEPTSALDPELVNEVLKVMRDLAAEGRTMLVVTHEMGFAKEAANKVMFLHQGRVEDEGVPKDVMANPNSERFRQFLSGSLK
- a CDS encoding lysine/arginine/ornithine ABC transporter substrate-binding protein codes for the protein MKKFSLAALLGLGAVVAAQAVAVAPASAQQVLRIGTEAAYKPFAYVLPSGELTGFDIDITNALCKQMKVECKIINQSYDGLIPALLVKKIDAIIASMSITPDREKSIDFAGPYYNTPALFVGAKGDAMTISAEGLSGKTVGVQRGTTMADYMAAKLPSVNVQFYDTLDNATLDLVSGRIDLVFADSVVIDEWLKTPQGANFQVEGDPIYDNATLGVGAGIGIRKGDTALKDQFNTALKEIIASGEYEQINKKYIPFSILPRS
- a CDS encoding ABC transporter permease is translated as MDNLIAYLPLLLQGLQMTILLAVSTVAIGLVLGILLALAKLSHHAWLSKPTYAVTNFLRGIPEFLVLLVIYFGGTQFLNDLFPDASLQVSPFGAGLTALSIIFGAYASETFRGAFQAVQKGQIEAARAYGFTGWQTFRYIQMPQIWRIAIPSLGNLWQGSVKDTSLVSIVGLDDLMRKANQATQTTGQAFTFYFAASVMFLIITLVSMAAIGALEKRANRGVRRT
- a CDS encoding ABC transporter permease, with protein sequence MDTYLPLIGLYGPRYLYGTWLTIQLVTISALLGLVLAIPVALCRISDNPFIKGPATAYSLFFRGTPLLVQIFLIYFGLGQFPFIRHSFLWPFLREAYVCALLTFVLNTAAYSGEIVRGGILAVPRGEVEAARACGMSLFTTYRKVILPRAWSIILPAYSNEVIILLKGTSLASTITLMDLMGAAQYAASQTYMPIQMFAAAGVIYYLLTLVITNVFKLLERRYNRYIRLAR
- a CDS encoding winged helix-turn-helix transcriptional regulator, producing MEPGSPDHEWREDCAPRRVLEIFSSKWTSMILHVLQSRLGGTARTGVLLRSLPGISKKMLTQTLRDMEASGLVSRHVHGTVPPAVDYSLTPLGRRFVEPIELLYGWARDNADALDALAVRPKG